From Zingiber officinale cultivar Zhangliang chromosome 5B, Zo_v1.1, whole genome shotgun sequence, the proteins below share one genomic window:
- the LOC121985101 gene encoding zinc finger CCCH domain-containing protein 8-like, which yields MSSRQTYSYGGIGDSYRSSYGGSAYDGAGLSSIYAYRTSPRLPSVETYSATDTASLYADKLAAVYSKQGLGASSNYSAATSSLYGTSAYDPSLLAGTKRSMEAFYHQTLLGSHNSFGETEALFSSNSLIKRPRFETGSNLPIYPQRPGEKDCAYYMMTRTCKFGDACKFDHPFWVPEGGIPDWKEIPLVPTSESLPERPGEPDCPYYMKTQKCKFGIRCKFNHPNENLNGSANEVSLGGAETTDVSTLPERPTEPVCSFYMKTKSCKFGANCKFHHPKDLQLQSNEQNGVQDLLGQHVEATVDVSLSNTHIPVTLALLHNSKGLPIRPGEADCPFYLKTGSCKYGATCRFNHPDRNAINPSLVAGLAPTVLPAAAASLSLGVLNPAANFLQNIDLQTAQTSLGILPTSYPQRPGEIECDYYMKTGVCKFGDRCKFHHPINRSAPTSGLHQASEQTVKLTLAGLPRRQGATVCAFYMKTGTCKFAAACRFDHPPPGEAIALATVQATSGNEAAAAEEK from the exons ATGTCGTCGAGGCAAACCTACAGCTATGGTGGGATCGGTGACAGCTATCGCTCAAGCTACGGAGGCAGCGCGTACGACGGGGCCGGCCTCTCCTCCATCTACGCCTACCGTACGTCCCCACGCTTACCCAGCGTCGAGACCTACTCGGCCACCGACACGGCCTCCTTGTACGCCGACAAGCTAGCCGCGGTCTACTCGAAGCAGGGTCTTGGCGCCTCCAGCAACTACTCGGCGGCCACCTCATCGCTGTACGGAACCTCAGCCTACGATCCTTCTCTACTCGCCGGAACCAAGCGCTCTATGGAAG CTTTCTACCATCAGACACTTCTTGGAAGTCATAACAGTTTTGGGGAAACTGAGGCTTTATTTTCTTCAAATTCTTTGATCAAACGCCCTAGATTTGAAACTGGAAGCAATCTTCCTATATATCCTCAGAGACCAGGAGAAAAGGATTGTGCTTACTATATGATGACAAGAACCTGTAAATTTGGAGATGCTTGCAAGTTTGACCACCCTTTTTGGGTTCCTGAGGGTGGAATACCAGACTGGAAAGAG ATTCCTCTTGTCCCCACTAGTGAATCTCTTCCAGAAAGACCAGGAGAGCCTGATTGTCCT TACTACATGAAGACACAAAAGTGTAAATTTGGAATCCGTTGCAAGTTCAACCATCCGAATGAAAACTTAAATGGTTCTGCAAATGAAGTATCTTTAGGA GGTGCTGAAACTACTGATGTTTCAACCTTGCCTGAGAGACCAACTGAACCTGTATGCTCG TTTTATATGAAAACTAAAAGCTGCAAGTTTGGAGCAAATTGCAAATTCCATCATCCAAAAGATCTTCAGTTGCAATCCAATGAACAAAATGGTGTGCAAGACTTATTAGGACAGCATGTGGAGGCAACTGTTGATGTCTCATTGTCAAACACACACATCCCAGTCACCCTTGCTTTATTGCATAATTCAAAGGGATTGCCTATTCGACCG GGAGAGGCAGATTGCCCATTTTACCTTAAAACTGGAAG CTGCAAATATGGTGCTACTTGCCGTTTCAATCATCCAGATAGAAATG CAATTAATCCATCACTAGTGGCTGGCCTGGCACCAACTGTCCTGCCAGCTGCTGCTGCTAGTCTTTCACTTGGAGTCTTGAATCCAGCTGCTAATTTTCTTCAAAATATAGATCTGCAGACTGCCCAAACATCA CTTGGTATTCTTCCGACTAGCTATCCTCAAAGGCCTGGGGAAATAGAATGTGAT TACTACATGAAGACTGGAGTCTGCAAGTTTGGAGACAGATGCAAGTTTCACCACCCTATTAACAGGTCAGCGCCAACCTCAGGATTACATCAGGCTTCTGAGCAAACTGTAAAGCTTACTCTTGCTGGGTTACCAAGAAGACAG GGCGCAACTGTTTGTGCATTCTACATGAAGACAGGCACATGCAAATTTGCTGCAGCATGCAGATTTGACCACCCTCCTCCAGGTGAGGCCATAGCTCTGGCAACTGTTCAAGCGACTAGTGGAAATGAGGCTGCTGCCGCCGAAGAAAAATGA
- the LOC121987659 gene encoding sinapine esterase-like, producing the protein MAAAAAAAFFFFAISLHAELGLGCYTSIFSFGASVADTGNFLILTGNSSLAGRLPYGETFFHHPTGRFSDGRLIIDFIAQAMGLPLVKPYLGGGGAEDFRHGANFAVAGATALDVDYFLSRGIENLSSNNSLSVQLRWFEQLLPSLCSSASDCAAFLSNVLFSVGQIGANDYNFPFFQNRSVGEIATFVPDVVSAIGSAIEILIEMGARTMVVPGSFPMGCCAVYLNIFQGEKQESYDPQTGCINWLNDFAIRHNRLLVAELQRLRRRHPEVAIMYSDVYHAAMAIYASPPRLRIRGACS; encoded by the exons atggccgccgccgccgccgccgctttcttcttcttcgccaTCAGCCTTCATGCCGAGCTCGGCCTTGGTTGCTACACTTCCATCTTTAGCTTCGGCGCCTCTGTTGCCGACACCGGCAACTTTCTCATCCTCACCGGCAACTCCAGCCTGGCCGGCCGCCTTCCCTATGGCGAGACCTTCTTCCACCACCCCACCGGCCGCTTCTCCGATGGAAGGCTAATCATCGACTTCATTG CGCAAGCAATGGGTTTGCCGTTAGTGAAGCCGTATCTCGGCGGCGGTGGAGCAGAGGACTTCAGGCACGGAGCCAACTTTGCGGTCGCCGGAGCCACCGCGCTCGACGTCGATTATTTCCTATCCAGAGGGATAGAGAATCTTTCCTCAAACAACTCCCTGAGCGTACAGCTCCGCTGGTTCGAGCAACTCCTGCCTTCGCTTTGCTCCTCTGCTTCGGACTGCGCCGCTTTTCTGAGCAACGTCCTGTTCTCGGTGGGGCAGATCGGAGCCAACGACTACAACTTCCCCTTCTTCCAAAACCGAAGCGTCGGCGAGATCGCAACCTTCGTTCCCGACGTCGTCAGCGCCATCGGCTCCGCCATAGAA ATATTGATCGAGATGGGCGCGAGAACGATGGTGGTGCCGGGGAGCTTTCCGATGGGTTGCTGTGCCGTGTACCTGAACATCTTCCAGGGCGAAAAGCAAGAGAGCTACGATCCCCAAACCGGGTGCATAAATTGGCTCAACGACTTCGCCATCCGCCACAACCGCCTGCTGGTGGCGGAGTTGCAGCGGCTCCGGCGCCGGCACCCGGAGGTGGCCATCATGTACTCCGACGTCTACCACGCCGCTATGGCCATCTATGCTTCTCCCCCAAGATTACG GATTCGAGGAGCCTGTTCTTGA